GGCAACAACGGCGACCTTGAGTTCCTCTACTCGGAGGCCGGTTCGAACGCGCTGAAGCTCGGCAAGGTGGTCTACACTGACACCGATCCGATGAACCCCGAAGGCCTGCCGGGCGACTACAACAATGACGGGTCCGTCGACGCCGCCGACTACACGGTCTGGCGTGACGGCAACTCGCCGGACAGCTCGCAGGCGGGGTACCAGCTGTGGCGTGACAACTACGGCACCTCCCTGGCTGGAGCCGAAGCCGCCAGCGCGGCGCCTGAGCCCGCTACGGCGATGCTGCTGTGCGTCGTCGGCGGATCGATGCTCGTCGGTCGCCGCCGCAAGTAGCCGCCCTGGCGTGCTACGATCCTCGCTGCAATTCTCCAACTGCCGCCGCCTGCTAGGCGGCGGCAGTTTTTTTGTTCGTGTTCCGCGGGACCACCATTCGTGGACGGAAGAATCCGATATTTCTTCCGCCGGCGGCGTGTCTTAGGCGCCGGCTCGTGGTTGAATCCACTGTCGGCGGGGCGTCCCCCTTGCTGACTTGCTCATCTGTGCCGGCTAGCCTGAGTCGGCCCGCTGCGGATCGCAGAAAACAATGAAGTCTCCCGCAAGATTGCTCCTGGCCGCCGCCCTGATCTGCTGGGTTTCTCCCCATGCAGCCGAATCGCAGGAGGAGCAGGTTACGATTCGTGTCGGTGTCGACAAGCCGGGCCACGAGATTGGCCCCCGACTCATCGGCGCCTTCTTTGAGGACATCAACCTCAGCGGCGACGGCGGCCTGAATGCGGAGCTGATCAAGAACGGCTCGCTGGAGATCCCCAAGACGCTGCTGGGATGGAGCACCGTGGGCGAGGGCGTTAACGCCGCGCAGGCGACCGAGGCGCCGCTGTCGGCCGCCAACCCGACCTTCCTGCGGCTCACGATCGAGCGTCGCCGACCGGACGGCGGCGTCGCGAATGAGGGGTTCCGCGGCATGGGTCTCCGTGAGGGAGAAGCGTACCGGTTCTCGTTCCAGGGGCGCGCCGAGGCGGGCCGCAGTGCCGAGCTGCTGGTGAAGCTGATGGACGAGTCGGGCGAGGCGATCGCCGAGGGCTCCATTAAAGTGGAAGGCTCCGCCTGGCGCGAGCACGAGGCGGAGCTCACCCCCTCAAAGACCGCTAAACGGGGCGCCCTGCAGATCTGGCTCAAGTCGGGTCGCCTGGTGGACCTCGACTCGATCTCGCTCTGCACCACCGACACCTGGCAGGGCCGGCGCCACGGCCTGCGCCGCGACCTGGTGCAGCTGCTGGCGGACTTGAAGCCGGCCTTCTTCCGGTTCCCGGGCGGATGCATCGTTGAGGGGAGCCAGCTCAAGTACCGCTACCAGTGGAAGACCACCATCGGCCCCCGCGACGAGCGGCGGCTGATCGTGAACCGCTGGAACACCGAGTTCGCGCACCGGCCCACGCCGGACTACTACCAGTCGTTCGCGGTCGGGTTCTACGAGTACTTCCTGCTGTCCGAAGAGATTGGCGCCGAGCCGCTGCCGATCATCAACTGCGGCATGGCCTGCCAGTTCAACACGGGCGAGCTGGTCCCGCTGGACGAGCTCGGCCCGTACATCCAGGACGCGCTGGACCTGATCGAGTTCGCCAACGGCCCGGCCGACAGCGAGTGGGGCGCCAAGCGGGCCGCGATGGGCCACCCCGAGCCGTTCGGCATGAAGCTGCTCGGCGTGGGCAACGAGCAGTGGGGTCCCGAGTACTTTGAGCGGTACGAGCGGTTCGCCAAGGTGCTGGCGGAGCGCCACCCGGAGATCGAGCTGATCTCGACCTCCGGCCCGTTCCCGTCCGGCGAGCGGTTCGACTACGCGTGGCCGCTGCTCCGCAAGATGGACGTGCCGATCGTCGACGAGCACTGCTACGCCATGCCCGACTGGTTCCTCCGCGAGGCCCACCGCTACGACGACTACGACCGCGAAGGGCCGGAGGTGTTTATGGGCGAGTACGCGGCGCAGTCCGTGCAGATTGTGTCGCCCCGCAACCGCAACACGCTCCGCTGCGCCCTGGCCGAGGCCGCGTTCTTGACCGGCGTCGATCGCAACTCCGACATCGTGACTATGAGCGCCTACGCGCCGCTGCTGGCGCACGAGGACGGCTGGCAGTGGCGGCCCAACCTGATGTGGTACGACAACCTCACCAGCTACGGCACGCCCAGCTACTACGTGCAGCAGCTGTTCAGTCAGCACAAGGGCGACCGTGCGCTGCCCGTGGAGGTCAACGACGCGCGCCCGCCGGCGCCCATCGCCGGGCGGTTCGGCCTCGGCTCCCACAACACGGCTGTCGAGTACCGCAGCATTGCGGTGACCAAGGACGGAGAAACGATCTGGGCGGCCGACAAGCAGCTCGACGCAGAAGACTTCATCGTTCACGACGGCGAGTGGGACGTGCAGCCGGGGCTGCTCGCCCAGCCCCGCCGCAGCGGCTCGGCGCGGGTGGTGTTCGGCAGCGCCGACTGGGCCGACGCCACCCTCACGTGCCAGGCCCGCAAGACCGGCGGCCGCGAGGGCTTTTCCGTCTTCTTCCGCTACGGCCCGGGCGGCTCGCGGATCGAATGGAACATCGGCGGTTGGGAGAACACGCGACACGGGCTGATCGGCCAGCAGGCGACGCACTCCACCACGCCCAACCAGCTGGTCAGCGCCGAGGGCACAGTAGAGCCCGACCGCTGGTACGACATCCGCATCGAGACTTCCGGCGAGCGGGTACGCTGCTTCTTGGATGACGAGCTCGTCCACGACATCGAGATCCCTGTGCCGGCGATCGACAGTGTGTTCGCCAGCGCCGCGCTGGACACGGACCAGTCGCAGGCCATCGTCAAGGTGGTCAATCCGACCGACGACGCCACATCCGTACGGCTCACGCTCGACGGCCTGCCCAAAGCGGAGGTCGCCTGCAAATTGGTACAGCTCACTGGCAATCCAGAAGACGAGAACTCCATCGAGGCGCCCAAGCGGGTGAGCCCCGCCGAGTCGAGCGTCAACCTCGCCGCGGGCGACTTCGTTCACGAGTTCCCGCCGCACTCGTTCAGCATCCTCCGCATCCCCGTCGAGGCAACCGCCCCGTGAGAATCGCCGCCGTCGTTGTGCTGACCGTTGTCGCCGCCGCGAGACTCGAAGCCGAGCCGCCGCTGCTGACCGGCGACGTCATGACGCACGACCCGTCGTCGATCGTCAAGCAAGGCGACCAGCACTACCTATTCCACACCGGCCGGGGGATTGGGCTCAAGTCCTCCCGCGACCTCGTCGAGTGGACACAACAACGCGGGGTGTTCGACCGCGACGCCACGCCCGACTGGATCGAGAAACACGTCCCAGGCTTCCGGGGGCACTACTGGGCGCCCGACGTGGTGTTCGCCGACGGCAGGTACCGGGTGTACTACTCCGCGTCGCGATTCGGGCAGCAGGCATCGGCGATTGGGCTGGCAACCAACGAGACGCTCGACGCCCAATCCCCCAACTACGCCTGGCGGGACGACGGGGCGGTCGTGACGTCGACCCCCGACGCGCCGTACAACGCCATCGATCCCTCGGTGCTGATCGATGACCAGGGCCGTCACTGGATGACATTCGGCTCGTTCTGGAAGGGGATCTACCTCTTCGAGCTCGATGCGAAGACGGGGCTCCCCGCCGATCCCAACGCGGCGCCAACGCGAGTGGCGTCCGCCACGGAGATCGAGGCGCCCACCCTCATCCAGCGCGATGGGTGGTTCTACCTGTTCGTCAATCATGGGCTGTGCTGCCGGGGCGTAGAGAGCACCTACCGAATCCTGGTGGGACGCAGCCGGACGCCAACCGGGCCCTACCTGGATCGCGACGGGCGCGACCTAGTCGATGGGGGCGGCACGCTGTTGCTCGACAGCCAGTCGCCGAGGATTGGACCAGGCCACGTCGCGCCATTTGCGTGGGCGCCCGCTCAGGGGTTCGGCTTCCACTACTACGACGCCAACCAGCGGGGCCTGTCAAAGCTCGGTCTGGCCGACTGGCAGTGGTCCGAAGACGGCTGGCCGACCGCCGCGGACGTCCGGCTTGCGGGCGAAGTCGAACGCCCCCGCCGACGGCGCCGCCAAGCCGAGTAGCGTCCCCCCGCTGGGGAAGATGGCGGCGGCACTACCTACCCGCGCCGTGAGCGGCATCCGACGCCGGCCAGGCAGACTCCGAGCAGCAGCGTTGTTGGCTCGGGAACCGACCGGGCCGAACTCGCTGCCGTTGCCCCGTAGTTGGTCCGCCACACGTTGTAGTCGGCGGCGTCTACCTGCCCGCTGCCATCGCCATCGGCGGCTAGGTCCTCGGTCGAACCGAGGCTGTCACGCCACACCGTGTAGTCGGCGGCGTCCACCAGCCCATCGCCGTTGTAATCGCCAGCAATTGATGCAGAAGTTACAGCAAGCACACCGGCGGACTCGAGCTGCGAAAGGTCCCACGCCAGCGGGGCGCCCAACTCGGGAAGCAGCACCGCGTCGAAGCCGCCCGACTTGACGCCGCCCCAGTCAAGAAGGTTGTAGCTATCGCCGGCGGCGGGCGAGTAGCCGTCCAGCAGCCGAACATCCAGGCCGCCCGCCGCTGCGATGTCGCCGCTCACGAGCAGCTGATCAAAGCTGTCGGCGGCGCCGATGTCGATCTGAAGCACGCCCGCGAACGATTGGACGAAGTTGCCGTCCACCATCAGCACGCCCGCCGAACCGCCCGGCGACACGTACCCGTTATTCAAGACGCTCCCCTCGATCTCCCCCTCGCCGTCGATGGCGCCCAACAGCCCGACCTCGACAAGCGGCGCCGACAGCGTGCCGGCCGGCGAGACCGTCAGGCGGCCAATGCCCTCGTCGGAGCCGACTTCCACCCGCTCATCGACCATCAGCCAGCCACCCGTCACGGCGAGCGAAGCGTCGTCTCCGCTGGCCACGCCCACCTGGAGGAGTCCGGCGTGCTGGCCGACCGCGTCGACCACCACGGCGCCGCTGGAAATCACGGCCGTGTCGTGCCGCGAGGGCTGCCAGTAGGACCCGGCCGTCACGCCGCCGTCGTCGGTCCGCCAGTTCAGGATGTCCGCGTAGCGGGCGTTAGCGGCGCCCTCAAACGCGATTGGCGTAGGGGCCGGGAACTCGCCCTTCTCGTTGATTAACTCGATCAGGTTGATGTAGCCGTCGTTGTCGAAGTCCAGGTTCCAGTCGCTCGCCAGATTGGGGTTGAGCCCGTGGGCGACCTCCCAGACGTCGGGCATGGCGTCGCCGTCGGTATCGTAGCCGGCGGGGTGGCTGGTCTGCGGCGCCGCCAGCAACGCGCTGAGCTCCCCCGAGTTTGGCGCGGAAGCGCCGATGGGCACGCCGGTGAAGTCCGTCAGGTTGCCGATCACGCGGGAGTCAATCGCGTCGCGGTCCCACCACCAGTTGCCCACGTGGTCGCGGACCTGGTTGTACGCGTCGGGCGCGGCCTGCGTCGCTACGGACGGCGTGTTGAAGGGGGTCGCCATCTGGGTGAGGGTCTGGTCGGTGACGGGCGTCGAAACCCGGAACATCGCCCAGCCGGTGTCGGTCCCGTCCAGCACCCCATCGGCCGGGACGCCGCCCGGCGCGTCGTCCGGGTCGATATAGTTGCCCGACTGGTACACGCGGGAGTCGACGTTCTTGTCCACGGCGAACGCGTAGTTGGGGCTGCCCTCGGTGCCGGGGCCGGCGACGATGTAGTTGCCGACGTAGTTGATGTCGGAGTACTCCTGCTCGTCGTCGCTGCTGCCGCCGGTGTAGCTGGCGCGGTCTCGGAAGTTGTAGACCACGTTGTTGCGGAAGTCGGCGGTGAGGGTCTCCCCCTCGTAGGTGCCGAACCGGGCCTGCCGGCTGGCGTTGTTGGCGTACAGGTTGTGGTGCATCGTTACGTTCGAGCTGATCTTGGGGCGGAGCAGCGACCCGTACGCGTGGTTGTTGACCAGCGCGTCGTTGATCATGGTGTACTGCACCGTGACGTTCGTGTTGTTGTTGGTGACCGACAGGATCTCGTCCTCCGACCACGAGGCTGAGAGGTGATCGAGGATCATGTTGGTCCCGAGCCCGCCGCCGGCGAAGGTGATGGAGTCCTGCCCGTCGCCCGTTCCCTTGCGGAACGACATGTAGCGGAGCACCACGTTGCGGTTCTCCTTGCCGCCGCTGTGGGTGAGCTGCACGGTGTCGCCGTAGACGGTCACCGGGCTGGGCGCGGTCTGCCCGGCGATGTAGTAGTTCGACAGGTTCTTGATGTCGATGTTGTCCGAGATCTGGATCGTGCCGCCAACGTCGAACACGACGATCTTGTTCGAGCTGTTCTGCTGGAACGCCTCGCGGAACGACCCCGGGCCGTCATCGTTCAGGTTGGTCACGTGGTAGACCGTGGCGTCCGCGAACCACCCCCCGGCGGGCGCGGCGCCGGAGAACGTCCCCCCGAAGCCCTCGGCGCCCGGGAAGGCCGGCGCCTGTGCCGTGACGGCCCCAGGCAGAAGCAGACCCGTGGCAAGCACCAGGCAGGGCAGGGCGGCGCTTCGCGACCGGGCGAGGAGGCCCGCCGCCAACGACGCCATGACCAGCACGGCCGCCGCCGGCTCGGGCGCCCCGTCCGCGTTGGCGTCCGGCGTGGGCGCCGTCGCGCCGAAGTTGCTCCGCCAGACGTTGTAGTCCTCTTGGTCCACTCCGTTCATCCCGTCCCCTGCGTTGTTGATAGCCGTTTCGTCCGCTGCACCTAGCGAGTCGCGCCATGCGGTGTAGTCCCCGGCGTCCACGACGCCGTCGTTATTGAAGTCTCCCGCTAGGGCAGGCGCGGTCTCGAACGCACCTAGATCGGGGGCCGCCCCGGCAAATGGCAGGCCGACGTCGACGCCGGCGTCGATCAGCCCGCTCCCGGGCGCTAGCCGCAGGAAGTCGCTCACCGGCAGGCTGCCGTCGGCCTGACGCGGCCCCCTGGCGATGCTGTCATCGAGCGACAAGAAGTCGCTGCTCTGCACGCTGATGCGGTTCCAGGTGTTGAACGAGCTGGTCACCCCCGACTCGAATACGTCCGAGCGGCCGCCGTCGAACGAGATGTTGTTCCGCAGAATGTGCTGGTTGAGCGTCTCGTCCGACGACTCGTCAAAGTGCCAGTTCACGCCCGAGTCGTAGACCGTCGAGTTGGAGACTTCCACCCCGTAGCCATTGCCGTTGATATCGATCCCACGGACCGCGTTGTCCCACACCACAACTCGGTTCAGCACGTGGGGTCCGCTGTCCTGCCCCAGTTTGAAGCCGTTGCCGTCGCCGTTGAAGTTGTCGGTGTTGAGGTCGTTCGACTCGAGCTGCTCCACCTCGTAGAATCGCGGCAGGATCTTGCCGTTGTCGAACGCCCACGAGTCCTCGACGAGCACGCCGCCCTGAACGCTCTGCCACATGTCCCACCCGTCGTCCGAGTTGCCCCACGCCCGGGCGCCGCGGACCACGTTTCCGGGGCCCAGGTCAGAAAACTTGATCGCGAAGCCGTCGGCGTTCTCGCCGTTGCTGGAGGGGTCGTAGTTCTCGTATGAGTCGGCGTTGAGGATCAGGTTGTTGGACGCCGAGCCGCTGAGCTGAAGCCCGGAGTCGCCGTTCCAACGGGTGACCGTCTGCTCGAACACGCCGTGGTCGGCGCCGCTCCAGATGCCGTTGTCGCGGGCGTTCTGGATGGTGAGTCCCTTGATGTGAATCCAGTCGGCGCCCCCGTCCACCTGGATGCCGCGGCCGCTGCTCGACCCCCACGATGCGTCCATGCTGCTGAAGTCGAGCACCGGCGCCTCGCCGGGGTAGGCCCAGATTCTGACGGGGGATGACTCGGTCCCGGCATCGGATGACCGGATGCGGAGCCGCTCGTCGAGTTGGAACTCGCCGCCGCGGACGAAGAGGGTGTCACCCGGGCTGAGCTGACTGATCGCGTGCTCGAACCCTCCCCACGGGCTGCCGACCGAACCGTTGTTCGCGTCGCTACCGCTGGGCGCGATATAGTACTCGGCGGCGATCGCGTCGTGGCAGGCGCTCCCCAACGCAAGGGCGGCCAAGATGGCGATGTATCTCCACTGCGTCATTCGAATGCCCGTTCCCTAGACTCTTTGTCGTTCTCAATCGCCGTTCGTTCAGAATCCCAGGCCGGCTATTCCGCCACCCGGAGCCGCAAATGCAGCCCTCGGCGTTCTCGCCTCAGTTGCTGCCGGCGGCGTGCTGTCGGAGCGGAGCGCCCATCGCGTGTACCGAGTGCCGCGACAGACTCCGGCCACAGAGGTTGCGATCACCGCCTGTCTTCCGACCTCGCGAGGCTCCTGGAAAAGCGGTCCGGGATGGCTCTTCTCGTTCCCTGCGCTTGCTGACCCAAGCGGCCTCGGAACGCCGCCAAATAGGTAGTTGCAACGTGGGTCCCACCAAGCTCACCGGATTGCTTGGAGCCCCCTTATTCTAGCCACCCCCTGCTGTCGACAGCGACGCTGAGGCGCGTCCGCCCCGCAGATTGCAACCGATCGAACGGCCACTGCGCTGGATGTCACCGGCCCACCGCCAACTTGCAAAACAATCCGGACTCTCACGCGTTACGGTTGAGTGCAATACGCGACGAGCCGCGCATCGGGTGCAACTTTGGCCGTTAAATGCCGACATCCAACAGGCTGATAGGACCCCTGCAACGCACGGCCTAGCCACATGCAACGTGTGCGTAAACAGACCCCTATATTGCAAGGCGCATTGTTCTTGGCTCCGGAACGCCCCATTACAATGGAGTCATGCGAAACGCGCCATGGCGTCCTCAAAAGGAGGCCACAACGCCCGAGTCGCTACTTTTCGAAAGACACGATCTGATCCCTGCCGTTGCTGCGGCTGTCTGCAAGGCGAACACTGCGATCTTCTGAGGCTACCGGCCTTCATCTGCAGCGTCTCCAGAGCACCGCAGTTCGAAACGGCGCCTAATCACCTCGTTGCGTGCCGAGATCCATGACCCGATTCCCACACCCACGGCCGGGTGTTGCGCCCCGCGCAGTCGCCAACCGAATGGCGTTCACTCTGGTCGAGCTGCTCGTTGTGATCGCCATCATCGGCGTGCTGATCGCGCTCCTGCTGCCTGCCGTGCAATCGGCGCGCGAGGCGGCACGACGGACGCAGTGCGTCAACAACATGAAGCAGATTGGTCTGGCGGTGCACAACTACCACGACGTCAACAAGCACCTGCCGCCGATGCGGATCGACGACCATCAGGCGACTTGGTCAGCGCTGATACTGCCATTTATGGAAGAAGCAGCGGCGGCTGACCTTTGGGACAACGATCGAGGATGTTTCTACGACCAAACCTACGCCGCGCGCACCGCGGTTATTCAGGGCTACTACTGCCCATCAATGGGGCATACCACGGTCATCATTGACGAGATCCCACACGACAGCCAACACGGGCACGATACCCGCGGCGATGGCAGTGGATACGCGGGCTCCATATCAGATTATCGGTCAGTGTCTGGATCCACCTGCCTCATTCAAGTCGCCGGCGGTCCGACGCTCAGCCGCGGCGAGTACAATGGCAGCACCGCGCCACACGTCGATGGAGCGATGCCGCAAGCGAAGAGGCCGGTCAGGTACCGCACCGGCAGCGGCAGCAACGGTCGGCAGGTTGGTTCGTTTAAAGCACAAACGTCGTTTGCCAAGATTATCGATGGCACCAGCAAGACTCTTCTTGCAGGAGAAGTTAGCAAGTCGCTCTCCGAGGGAGTGCAGGTGTTCAACGGCGATTCACTGCCAGGATATCCCATAGGCGAAGCCAAGCCTTTTTGCCAGGAAGGCTGCACAGAGACTGACGGCGAGAGTGGCTTTGGGGGAGGGCACCCGGGAGTTGCGATCTTTGCGATGTGTGACGCGAGCGTTCAGACGATAAGTCGAAGCACTGACCTTAAAGTGATGGACAGAGCCGCCACGCGAGCGGGCGATGATCCCTACGACTTCGATGGCACGGCGCCTACATGCCAAGCGACCATATCCAATCCGTTCTAGAATCACCCACTCATCCAAAGTCTCTGCTGCCTACGCTGCGGCGTTTCCCACCAGCCTGGATGTTCTTGTTGGGATCTCCTACGCATGGCAATGAATCGAGAGAGTTGAGCGACTCTTGCTGCACGCCCTGCTCTACGCTGTCACCCATCTCATAGCAGCGACGCACCGTAAACACGCAACTCTGATTCTTATCTATTAGGGAGATCTCTTATGCTTTGTCGGCTCTCTGTTCTCACCGCGGCATTCGCCGCGCTGGCTGCTCCGGCGTCCGCCGCAGTCAACTTTGTTGGCGTCCCCAGTTCGGCGGCAAGCGGCGACTACAATGCGGACGGCGTCGTGGACGCGGCAGACTACACCGTCTGGAGGGACAACCTCGGCGGTGGCGCCGCGCTGCCGAATGACGGCGGGCTTGGCGCCCCTATCGGCCAAGGCCACTACGACCTTTGGCAATCCAATTACGGCAGCACGGGCGGCGGCGGCAATACGTTTGCCTTCGAGGATCCGGCCAACTGGGACGCCAACGAGTACGATCCCGTCCCGGTCGCGGGACCAGAAACGGAGCCGCCGGGCCCGGACAGCATCTGGTTCGCCGAAGGTAACTCGGAGGACGTGGTGCTTGTTCTCAATGACGAACGAAGCGGCGAGAACGGCACGCTGGCAATGGGCACCTTCGCCTTCGGCGGCGACAACTCTGCGGACGCTAACGCCAACTTCACCCTTGTGCTCAACGCAAGCGTCACCCTCAACTCGCAGGAACGCGACGGCACGACTGGCGAACCGCGGGAGATGGGCGTTCGCCCAATCCGGCTGGGCCGCGAGAACGTCAACCCGCTGGGCACATTAGCGGGCGGAACCACCGAAACCGCTCCCTGGGGGATTCTCCTCCACCAAGCCGGCACACTCAAGTACGCCGACGGCGTAAGCGGAAGCATTGACATGTCGCGCGACAAGCCGAACTCCGCGGGCGCCATCTACGAGATCAGCGGAAACGCGGTGCTCGAGCTGTCTGGTTCGGTTCGCTTTGGTGACCGAGACAACGGCGGATC
This genomic interval from Posidoniimonas corsicana contains the following:
- a CDS encoding alpha-L-arabinofuranosidase C-terminal domain-containing protein encodes the protein MKSPARLLLAAALICWVSPHAAESQEEQVTIRVGVDKPGHEIGPRLIGAFFEDINLSGDGGLNAELIKNGSLEIPKTLLGWSTVGEGVNAAQATEAPLSAANPTFLRLTIERRRPDGGVANEGFRGMGLREGEAYRFSFQGRAEAGRSAELLVKLMDESGEAIAEGSIKVEGSAWREHEAELTPSKTAKRGALQIWLKSGRLVDLDSISLCTTDTWQGRRHGLRRDLVQLLADLKPAFFRFPGGCIVEGSQLKYRYQWKTTIGPRDERRLIVNRWNTEFAHRPTPDYYQSFAVGFYEYFLLSEEIGAEPLPIINCGMACQFNTGELVPLDELGPYIQDALDLIEFANGPADSEWGAKRAAMGHPEPFGMKLLGVGNEQWGPEYFERYERFAKVLAERHPEIELISTSGPFPSGERFDYAWPLLRKMDVPIVDEHCYAMPDWFLREAHRYDDYDREGPEVFMGEYAAQSVQIVSPRNRNTLRCALAEAAFLTGVDRNSDIVTMSAYAPLLAHEDGWQWRPNLMWYDNLTSYGTPSYYVQQLFSQHKGDRALPVEVNDARPPAPIAGRFGLGSHNTAVEYRSIAVTKDGETIWAADKQLDAEDFIVHDGEWDVQPGLLAQPRRSGSARVVFGSADWADATLTCQARKTGGREGFSVFFRYGPGGSRIEWNIGGWENTRHGLIGQQATHSTTPNQLVSAEGTVEPDRWYDIRIETSGERVRCFLDDELVHDIEIPVPAIDSVFASAALDTDQSQAIVKVVNPTDDATSVRLTLDGLPKAEVACKLVQLTGNPEDENSIEAPKRVSPAESSVNLAAGDFVHEFPPHSFSILRIPVEATAP
- a CDS encoding arabinan endo-1,5-alpha-L-arabinosidase produces the protein MRIAAVVVLTVVAAARLEAEPPLLTGDVMTHDPSSIVKQGDQHYLFHTGRGIGLKSSRDLVEWTQQRGVFDRDATPDWIEKHVPGFRGHYWAPDVVFADGRYRVYYSASRFGQQASAIGLATNETLDAQSPNYAWRDDGAVVTSTPDAPYNAIDPSVLIDDQGRHWMTFGSFWKGIYLFELDAKTGLPADPNAAPTRVASATEIEAPTLIQRDGWFYLFVNHGLCCRGVESTYRILVGRSRTPTGPYLDRDGRDLVDGGGTLLLDSQSPRIGPGHVAPFAWAPAQGFGFHYYDANQRGLSKLGLADWQWSEDGWPTAADVRLAGEVERPRRRRRQAE
- a CDS encoding right-handed parallel beta-helix repeat-containing protein codes for the protein MTQWRYIAILAALALGSACHDAIAAEYYIAPSGSDANNGSVGSPWGGFEHAISQLSPGDTLFVRGGEFQLDERLRIRSSDAGTESSPVRIWAYPGEAPVLDFSSMDASWGSSSGRGIQVDGGADWIHIKGLTIQNARDNGIWSGADHGVFEQTVTRWNGDSGLQLSGSASNNLILNADSYENYDPSSNGENADGFAIKFSDLGPGNVVRGARAWGNSDDGWDMWQSVQGGVLVEDSWAFDNGKILPRFYEVEQLESNDLNTDNFNGDGNGFKLGQDSGPHVLNRVVVWDNAVRGIDINGNGYGVEVSNSTVYDSGVNWHFDESSDETLNQHILRNNISFDGGRSDVFESGVTSSFNTWNRISVQSSDFLSLDDSIARGPRQADGSLPVSDFLRLAPGSGLIDAGVDVGLPFAGAAPDLGAFETAPALAGDFNNDGVVDAGDYTAWRDSLGAADETAINNAGDGMNGVDQEDYNVWRSNFGATAPTPDANADGAPEPAAAVLVMASLAAGLLARSRSAALPCLVLATGLLLPGAVTAQAPAFPGAEGFGGTFSGAAPAGGWFADATVYHVTNLNDDGPGSFREAFQQNSSNKIVVFDVGGTIQISDNIDIKNLSNYYIAGQTAPSPVTVYGDTVQLTHSGGKENRNVVLRYMSFRKGTGDGQDSITFAGGGLGTNMILDHLSASWSEDEILSVTNNNTNVTVQYTMINDALVNNHAYGSLLRPKISSNVTMHHNLYANNASRQARFGTYEGETLTADFRNNVVYNFRDRASYTGGSSDDEQEYSDINYVGNYIVAGPGTEGSPNYAFAVDKNVDSRVYQSGNYIDPDDAPGGVPADGVLDGTDTGWAMFRVSTPVTDQTLTQMATPFNTPSVATQAAPDAYNQVRDHVGNWWWDRDAIDSRVIGNLTDFTGVPIGASAPNSGELSALLAAPQTSHPAGYDTDGDAMPDVWEVAHGLNPNLASDWNLDFDNDGYINLIELINEKGEFPAPTPIAFEGAANARYADILNWRTDDGGVTAGSYWQPSRHDTAVISSGAVVVDAVGQHAGLLQVGVASGDDASLAVTGGWLMVDERVEVGSDEGIGRLTVSPAGTLSAPLVEVGLLGAIDGEGEIEGSVLNNGYVSPGGSAGVLMVDGNFVQSFAGVLQIDIGAADSFDQLLVSGDIAAAGGLDVRLLDGYSPAAGDSYNLLDWGGVKSGGFDAVLLPELGAPLAWDLSQLESAGVLAVTSASIAGDYNGDGLVDAADYTVWRDSLGSTEDLAADGDGSGQVDAADYNVWRTNYGATAASSARSVPEPTTLLLGVCLAGVGCRSRRG
- a CDS encoding DUF1559 domain-containing protein; translation: MAFTLVELLVVIAIIGVLIALLLPAVQSAREAARRTQCVNNMKQIGLAVHNYHDVNKHLPPMRIDDHQATWSALILPFMEEAAAADLWDNDRGCFYDQTYAARTAVIQGYYCPSMGHTTVIIDEIPHDSQHGHDTRGDGSGYAGSISDYRSVSGSTCLIQVAGGPTLSRGEYNGSTAPHVDGAMPQAKRPVRYRTGSGSNGRQVGSFKAQTSFAKIIDGTSKTLLAGEVSKSLSEGVQVFNGDSLPGYPIGEAKPFCQEGCTETDGESGFGGGHPGVAIFAMCDASVQTISRSTDLKVMDRAATRAGDDPYDFDGTAPTCQATISNPF